In Bradyrhizobium lablabi, one DNA window encodes the following:
- a CDS encoding GTP cyclohydrolase II has product MTRSNRVDHIRITSHPAPGAKLNFPIRWGAASARERGPVIGTVSRPQDRNVIGSHGGSYSVYRALAVSSGALDPIRRPDLTNTHPAATIGPFPQWTDPQRIVSLDPWGHLVAENFAAEIAEGIDIRPSIAITRARLDLPELQAAIEAGRLKQDGEVVHKNGSISVVKIAIDPVWYLPGLAQRFATTENNLRRQLFEQTAGMFPELVTRPDLQVFLPPIGGTTAYLFGDVTKLPDHRTKITCRVHDECNGSDVFGSDICTCRPYLLHGIEECARAGQTGGLGIIIYNRKEGRALGEVTKFLVYNARKRQEGGDAAAQYFERTECVAGVQDARFQQLMPDVVHWLGLKRIDRFVSMSDMKHDALTGQGIDIVERVPIPDDLVPADAHVEIAAKKAAGYYTPEPQPDPIKPVGRPLEKY; this is encoded by the coding sequence ATGACTCGCTCCAATCGGGTTGATCATATTCGTATTACCTCGCACCCGGCGCCGGGTGCCAAGCTCAACTTCCCGATCCGCTGGGGCGCCGCCAGCGCGCGCGAACGCGGACCGGTGATCGGCACGGTGTCGCGCCCGCAGGACCGCAATGTCATCGGTAGCCATGGCGGCTCCTATTCGGTTTATCGCGCGCTTGCGGTGTCGTCGGGCGCGCTCGATCCGATCCGCCGTCCGGATCTCACCAACACCCATCCCGCCGCGACGATCGGACCGTTTCCGCAATGGACCGATCCGCAGCGGATCGTTTCTCTCGATCCCTGGGGACATCTCGTCGCGGAAAACTTCGCCGCCGAGATCGCTGAGGGGATCGATATCCGTCCGAGTATCGCCATCACCCGCGCGCGGCTCGACTTGCCCGAATTGCAGGCGGCGATCGAAGCCGGGCGGCTCAAGCAGGACGGCGAGGTCGTGCACAAGAATGGCAGCATCTCCGTGGTCAAGATCGCGATCGACCCGGTGTGGTATCTGCCCGGCCTGGCGCAGCGTTTTGCGACCACCGAGAACAATCTGCGCCGGCAGCTGTTCGAGCAAACGGCGGGCATGTTTCCGGAGCTGGTGACCCGGCCAGATCTGCAGGTCTTTCTGCCGCCGATCGGCGGCACGACGGCCTATCTGTTCGGCGACGTCACCAAACTGCCGGACCACCGCACCAAGATCACCTGCCGCGTGCATGACGAATGCAACGGCTCCGATGTGTTTGGCTCGGACATCTGCACCTGCCGTCCATACTTGCTGCACGGCATCGAGGAATGCGCGCGCGCCGGACAAACCGGCGGGCTCGGCATCATCATCTACAATCGCAAGGAAGGCCGTGCGCTCGGCGAGGTGACAAAGTTTCTGGTCTACAATGCGCGCAAGCGCCAGGAAGGCGGCGACGCCGCGGCGCAGTATTTCGAGCGCACCGAATGTGTCGCCGGCGTGCAGGATGCCCGTTTCCAGCAACTGATGCCGGATGTCGTGCACTGGCTCGGCTTGAAGCGCATCGACCGCTTCGTGTCCATGAGCGACATGAAGCACGATGCGCTGACCGGCCAGGGCATCGACATCGTCGAACGCGTGCCCATCCCCGACGATCTTGTGCCAGCCGACGCGCATGTGGAAATTGCGGCAAAAAAGGCTGCCGGTTACTACACCCCCGAGCCGCAGCCAGACCCGATCAAACCGGTCGGCCGCCCGCTCGAGAAATATTGA
- a CDS encoding URC4/urg3 family protein translates to MSLLNAAAVRERAHRMLAIGLEDRLPNFRLHLDRMGSTIDLVLETTRKSYPSFDVPFHSRWRHFVANGDNRWATIADQTAWPDRAARARAEFDLAMVSVFLDAGAGPSWRYRDPITGSAVGRSEGLGLASLAMFTGGAFSADPREPLRVDGDVLANIGVADLERGLQVTEANPLIGIEGRADLLRRLGSLVTSRPDVFAGHDKPRPGGLFDRLAMLAESSELPAQAILTELLHELGPIWPSRLTLGGIALGDCWKHPMLITADATSGLVPLHKLSQWLAYSLIEPLQTAGVRVTDIDGLTGLAEYRNGGLFIDNGVLAFRDVDAAQHAHEVASSLVVEWRALTVALLDRVADGVRHRLGLDANSLPLAKILEGGTWAAGRVLARERRTDASPPVKVISDGTVF, encoded by the coding sequence TTGTCTTTGTTGAATGCCGCCGCGGTGCGCGAGCGTGCGCATCGGATGCTCGCGATCGGCCTTGAAGACAGGCTTCCAAATTTCCGCCTCCACCTCGATCGCATGGGCTCTACCATCGACCTGGTGCTGGAGACGACGCGCAAGTCCTATCCCTCCTTCGACGTGCCATTTCATTCGCGCTGGCGGCATTTTGTTGCGAATGGCGACAATCGGTGGGCGACCATCGCCGACCAGACCGCGTGGCCCGACCGCGCAGCGCGCGCGCGGGCCGAATTCGATCTCGCCATGGTCTCGGTCTTCCTCGACGCCGGCGCCGGCCCATCGTGGCGCTACCGCGATCCGATCACGGGATCAGCGGTCGGACGTTCGGAGGGATTGGGACTGGCCAGCCTCGCCATGTTCACAGGCGGCGCATTCTCGGCTGATCCGCGCGAGCCTTTGCGGGTCGATGGCGATGTCCTTGCAAATATCGGCGTTGCCGACCTCGAGCGCGGCCTGCAGGTCACCGAGGCCAATCCACTGATCGGCATTGAAGGCCGCGCTGACCTGTTGCGCCGCCTGGGGTCGCTGGTGACATCGAGGCCCGATGTATTCGCCGGTCACGATAAACCCCGACCGGGCGGGTTGTTCGATCGGCTTGCGATGCTGGCGGAAAGCTCGGAGCTTCCGGCCCAAGCGATCCTGACGGAGCTATTGCACGAGCTCGGGCCGATCTGGCCATCGCGGCTGACGCTCGGCGGGATCGCGCTGGGCGACTGTTGGAAGCATCCAATGTTGATAACGGCGGATGCGACCAGCGGTCTGGTGCCGCTGCACAAGCTCTCGCAATGGCTGGCCTATTCGTTGATCGAACCGCTGCAAACCGCCGGCGTGCGCGTGACCGATATCGACGGCCTCACAGGGTTGGCCGAATATCGCAACGGCGGGCTGTTTATCGATAATGGCGTGCTCGCGTTTCGCGATGTGGACGCTGCGCAGCACGCGCACGAGGTGGCGTCATCGCTCGTCGTGGAATGGCGCGCGCTGACGGTGGCGCTGCTCGACCGCGTCGCCGATGGCGTGCGGCACCGGCTCGGGCTCGATGCCAATTCGCTGCCGCTCGCGAAAATCCTCGAGGGCGGAACCTGGGCCGCAGGCCGGGTGCTGGCGCGCGAGCGCCGCACCGATGCTTCGCCTCCGGTAAAAGTCATCAGCGACGGCACGGTATTTTAG
- a CDS encoding DUF6519 domain-containing protein yields the protein MTGDFTRDSFDPTKNFTRVLMQQGRPQLDADLNEQIAIFWRYWRTLATDLIGPFGGPRHNCGFEVIDAGMVSEKNQEDVSEGRSAKEKEYLRSMLKEPGEFLISPGRYYVNGILCENTRYLAYSTHIDPWETPLTHKKNASYLVYLDVWERPVSYLEDDQIYEPALNGIDTSIRTKVMWRVRVWELPDKNAYGDCSKVSRHWTTITHAWQAEHRGRLRAQTSEAADGASHEHEHAVGRGYRGPQNQLYRVEIHHEGVAGSGDRGPTFKVSRENGSVLFRVASFDNNIVNLVSMGRDARFGLQAGDWVELCEGHIGGGVAGPLFQVQKADSNLRQVTLSGTPAHDDRSRRPFFLRRWDHKVGDPKRGGLELRDGAAILREGEGNNGWLSLEHGLRIQFHKSTPANKYRTGDYWLIPARVATGGVLWPHEHGKPKAVEPHGVQHHYAPLAIVSFEANGALEAQGDCRPKFKLPLEF from the coding sequence ATGACCGGAGATTTCACTCGCGACAGCTTCGACCCGACGAAGAATTTCACTCGGGTTCTCATGCAGCAAGGACGCCCGCAACTTGACGCCGATCTGAACGAGCAGATCGCCATCTTCTGGCGCTACTGGCGAACGCTGGCGACCGATTTGATCGGACCATTTGGTGGGCCGCGCCACAATTGCGGATTCGAGGTCATCGATGCGGGGATGGTCTCCGAGAAGAACCAGGAGGATGTCAGCGAGGGTCGATCGGCAAAGGAGAAGGAATATTTGCGCAGCATGCTTAAGGAGCCCGGCGAATTTCTCATCAGTCCCGGGCGCTATTACGTCAACGGCATCCTCTGCGAAAACACCAGGTACCTGGCTTATTCCACCCATATAGATCCCTGGGAGACGCCGCTAACCCACAAGAAAAACGCATCGTATCTGGTCTACCTTGATGTCTGGGAGCGACCCGTCTCGTATCTCGAAGACGACCAGATTTACGAGCCCGCGCTGAACGGGATCGACACCAGCATTCGCACCAAAGTGATGTGGCGGGTCCGGGTTTGGGAACTGCCCGACAAAAACGCCTATGGCGATTGCAGCAAGGTAAGCAGGCATTGGACGACGATCACCCACGCTTGGCAGGCCGAACATCGCGGGCGCTTGCGCGCCCAGACGTCGGAGGCGGCCGATGGCGCAAGTCACGAGCACGAGCATGCTGTCGGAAGAGGCTATCGAGGCCCGCAAAACCAGCTTTATCGCGTCGAAATTCATCACGAGGGCGTGGCCGGCAGCGGGGACCGGGGACCTACGTTCAAGGTGTCGCGCGAGAACGGCTCGGTTTTGTTTAGGGTGGCTTCCTTCGACAACAACATTGTTAACCTGGTCTCGATGGGCAGGGACGCGCGATTTGGTCTGCAGGCCGGCGATTGGGTCGAACTCTGCGAGGGCCATATCGGCGGCGGCGTCGCCGGACCGTTGTTCCAGGTGCAGAAAGCCGACTCCAATCTCCGCCAGGTGACACTTAGCGGCACGCCGGCGCACGACGATCGATCGCGCCGACCGTTTTTCTTGCGCCGCTGGGATCACAAAGTGGGCGACCCCAAGAGAGGCGGGCTCGAGTTGCGCGACGGCGCCGCGATCCTTAGGGAAGGCGAGGGCAACAATGGATGGCTGTCGCTGGAGCATGGCCTGCGGATTCAATTCCATAAGTCGACGCCGGCGAACAAATATCGCACCGGCGATTACTGGCTGATCCCCGCACGTGTCGCCACCGGCGGCGTCTTGTGGCCGCACGAACATGGCAAGCCCAAGGCCGTCGAACCCCACGGCGTCCAGCACCACTATGCTCCGCTTGCAATTGTCTCGTTCGAAGCAAACGGCGCGCTGGAGGCGCAAGGCGACTGCCGGCCAAAATTCAAATTGCCTCTGGAGTTTTAG
- the upp gene encoding uracil phosphoribosyltransferase: MDGVTIVNHPLVQHKLTLLRKKDISTKSFRELLKEIGMLLCYEVTRDLPLADVDIETPLAQMKSPKIAGKKLVFAPVLRAGVTFADGMLDLVPTARIAHIGLYREPETFVAVEYFFKAPSDLHERLVIVISPVLATANSAVAAVDRLKERGANDIRLVSLIGAPEGVERMRGVHPDVPIWLAAIDQGLDENAYILPGLGDAGDRAYGTK, translated from the coding sequence ATGGACGGCGTCACGATCGTTAATCACCCCTTGGTGCAGCACAAGCTGACACTATTGCGCAAGAAGGATATTTCGACCAAATCGTTTCGCGAGCTGCTCAAGGAGATTGGGATGCTCTTGTGTTACGAGGTCACCCGTGACCTGCCGCTCGCCGATGTCGATATCGAAACACCGCTGGCGCAGATGAAATCACCGAAGATCGCGGGCAAGAAGCTGGTGTTCGCCCCCGTCCTGCGGGCCGGCGTGACCTTTGCCGACGGCATGCTCGATCTGGTGCCGACCGCCCGGATCGCGCATATCGGCCTTTACCGCGAACCGGAAACCTTCGTGGCCGTGGAATATTTCTTCAAGGCGCCGAGCGATCTGCACGAGCGATTGGTGATCGTGATCTCGCCGGTGTTGGCAACGGCGAACTCCGCTGTCGCCGCGGTCGACCGGTTGAAGGAGCGCGGCGCGAACGACATTCGGCTGGTAAGCCTGATCGGCGCGCCGGAAGGTGTCGAGCGCATGCGCGGCGTTCACCCGGACGTTCCGATCTGGCTCGCAGCGATCGACCAGGGGTTGGACGAAAACGCCTACATTCTGCCGGGTCTCGGCGATGCCGGCGACCGGGCCTATGGCACCAAATAG